From a single Eriocheir sinensis breed Jianghai 21 chromosome 18, ASM2467909v1, whole genome shotgun sequence genomic region:
- the LOC127000215 gene encoding swi5-dependent recombination DNA repair protein 1 homolog, with the protein MSENEPQGEEGVTEELNHGLSTSPTSPSPFSLPHLSPVTHSSPPSDSSSPPPLSSTSPPQPTNTSPPDPPSTLPSSTSSSTSPPQPSNTSPPKPEPQPTQPSSSSSSFSFLASETMMDVPLAEAVVEELSGVVERLTLSPKEKRTLEERLGVTGEALQEALVFVATRSRHLDQLEEDLETKELMLEMRELVVAAEVERQTRRLEDLSEGLVAKMNALQDLHDALTPALAQRYEDTVSALKDVAEGEEEARYLSDPLDRREGTKTPSEAWPEPRPVQGEKGHGAHFRVGKEEVFVHAKSGEVWVRIRPCDLAEPSDLTPVNDDADNDGGDSDVLPLIEDTCDLE; encoded by the coding sequence ATGAGCGAGAATGAACcacagggggaggaaggggtgactgAAGAGCTAAACCACGGGTTGTCCACTTCCCCAACCTCCCCAtcgcctttctctcttccccaccTTTCACCCGTCACCCATTCCTCACCGCCATCCgactcttcctcacctcctcccctttcctcaacCTCTCCACCTCAACCCACTAACACGAGTCCACCAGATCCTCCAtcaaccctcccttcttccacctcctcctctacctccccaccGCAACCCAGTAACACTAGTCCACCTAAACCAGAACCTCAACCAACCcaaccgtcctcctcctcctcctccttctccttcctagcTTCTGAAACAATGATGGACGTCCCTTTAGCGGAGGCCGTGGTGGAAGAGCTTAGTGGGGTGGTGGAACGCCTTACTCTCAGCCCCAAGGAGAAACGGACCTTGGAGGAGCGACTCGGGGTTACGGGCGAGGCGCTGCAGGAGGCCTTGGTCTTTGTGGCAACCCGGAGCAGGCACTTGGACCAGCTGGAGGAGGATCTTGAGACGAAGGAGCTGATGCTTGAGATGCGCGAGCtagtggtggcggcggaggtggaGCGGCAGACGAGGCGGCTTGAGGACTTGAGTGAAGGACTTGTGGCGAAGATGAACGCCCTGCAGGACCTCCATGATGCCCTGACGCCTGCCCTCGCCCAACGGTATGAGGACACTGTATCGGCGCTGAAGGATGTggccgaaggagaggaagaggcacgTTACCTCTCTGACCCCTTGGACCGTCGGGAGGGCACAAAGACCCCCTCTGAGGCATGGCCGGAGCCTCGCCCAGTCCAAGGGGAGAAAGGCCACGGTGCACATTTCAGGGTCgggaaggaggaggtgtttgTGCATGCGAAGTCCGGGGAggtgtgggttcgaatccgcccctGTGACCTCGCGGAACCTAGTGACCTGACCCCGGTAAATGATGatgctgataatgatggtggtgacagtgacgTCTTGCCCTTGATTGAAGACACCTGTGACCTTGAATGA